Part of the Flavobacteriales bacterium genome, GGTTTGGTCAACGGTTACTGTAGGATTGAGCGCTGATGGATTGGAGAAGGTAAGATTGGATCCATTCGGTTGCGATAAAATCGACCAGGCTACTTGTCCGGGAGCAGTAACTCCACTCACATTGTAGAACAAATTACAGGTTTGTCCGTTCGGAGGGAAATTTCCTAATCCAAGAACGGTCAATTGAATCGTTGTATCGTATGTACAACCGAAATTATCAGTTACCGTGTAAGTATAGCTATGAACACCGGCAGTGGTCGGTTGTACAACTACAGCGGTATCATTCTGACCCGAAATGATATCGGGACTACTTTGCCAGTTTTCTGATACGATTAGCGGCGTATAGAATTCGGTATTTGGATTAATGGCAGGATTAAAGAAAATTCCCCACTCAAAAATAAATCCGTCGTCGATACCTAAATTATCACGAATGGTGATGGTCCAGTTACCGTTAATCGGACAACCGATAAAACTTGCAAACGAAACTTCAGGTTTATAGGTACCCGGAGTCATGGTTTGACCGGCAGAAGGACTAGGAGGAGCTGTGAGCGTTACGGTATTTCCTCCTGCAAATTCTTGTCCTAATGTTCCCCATGCAGCATTATCTTCAAAGCAATATTCATATCCAATTCCGGGAGTACCATTTCCGGAGTCATCGGCTTCACCCAAGAAGGTTCCTCCACCTCCAAAGCCACCGGGGAAAAGTCCATTCCCTGTATAGGAGTTAAAGACATTAATCATAACACCGCTCGGACAAGTCAATGCCATTTCCAAATCTCCCAAATAAGAGTGTTCCATGGTAACACACATCCGTTGAATATCGGAAGCCGAAGTAACGGTTTGTCCGGGTAGGAAATCATGAATATTAATCGAGGTCGTATAATTCTGACCTGATCCATCCGGCAGATACGTTAAACCAGCGAAGGTTCCTCCAATTTCAAAGGATCCTTGAGTTGGATCAACACCCACAGTATCGGTTTGCGTAACCCCACCAATCAGCAAAGTCGATTCGCCCAAACAAATGGTATCATCTTCCGGCATGGTACCCGCAAAACTTGGAATGGTGGAAACACGGATTTTACATTTCATTACCTGAATGTAACCGATGGGATCGGTGATACGAAGCGTAACCAAATAACCTGCGCGATTCGGCGGAGTAAAATAAACTTGTGCACCGGTTTGTGAGGTTCCATCGGAAAAATCCCATTGGAAAGTACAATTGGAAATATTCTGGCTATAACCAAATGGTACACCATAGTTCGTTTGATTTGATTCGGAAGAATATGGAAAATCAGGTGCCGCTACTAATAAAACAGAATCACCATAACACACATCTACATAACCGGTATCGGCAGGACTCATCGCATTGGGTTGTTGTCCGTTGATAAATCCTAAAATATGCGGATCATAAGGTTGAGGAGGATTTCCGCATGAAACATTCGCTTGCCATCCTGTTCCTGTTCCGGAAGCATCCGAAGTAAACTGAATGGTTAAACAACCACTGGAATTGGCAAATGAAGCCGTATAGGTAAATCCATTGGGATCGGTAACGGAATTGTGTGTACCAAGCAATGGAGATGCAATGGAAGGACCATCATACACCGTTACAAAATCACCGGCTAGTACATCCCACTGAAATCCTACATTGATGGCGAATGCAACAGTGACTTTACTTCCTACCAGTGCGTTGATGTCGGGACAAATAACGATAACCTGATTTTCATTATTACCGTAATTCGCACCATTTCCACCCGAATCGAAAAAGTTCTGTACCGATCCATCATCAAAATTGGCACAGGTGATGGGGTTCGACTGATCGTAATCGGGATCTGTAATGTTTATTGTTTGTGCAGAAGCAGCTTGAATGCTTAAAACCGCAGATGCAATGAAAAAGAGTTTAAATAATTTCATAACCACGGCTTATTTAGAGGATAAAATAATTTCTTCGGATAAAACGACCAACATTTTATTTGTACCGTTGATGCGGTAATACTGATAGTTTTTCTTTTCGGGACTCAATCCCAATGCAAAAAGGTTTACATTTTTTAAATCGCTGATAGCAACTGAACCGCGAATTTCATGGGCATTCGATTTTTCCGCTGGCAGATCCATAATTACCCAACCTGATTTAGCCACCTTATTCAGATAAGCCAATTTTTCAGGCGTGTTACTTTTCATTTCAGTTAGTTCCTCTTTAGAATACTTCGACAACAAACGAACATCCCAGTCCGACGATTGAGCAGATAATCCGGCTGTTAAAAACACAGCGAGGAAAAGCGACATGATCATTTTTTTCATTGGTAAACGTATTTGTTGTAAATATAACCATAAAAAAAGAAAACTCCGTTACCTCAATGAAGTAACGGAGTTTCATATTTACTGAAATCTGTGAATCCTATTGTGCAAATATGGTTACTGTACCATTATAAATTTTACCGTTTTCGAGTTTAAGCACATAATAATATACGCCTGAACTTACGCGTTTTCCATTCTTGTAATGTGCTCCATCCCAATTGTTTTTATAATCGGAACTTTCATAAACCATTAGTCCCCAGCGATCAAATACCTGCAATAAGGAATTATTGTAATACTGGAGATTTCTTACTTCAAACACATCATTAGCACCTGATGATAATCCCGGTGAAAACACATTTGGAATAAATACATCCAATGGTAAAACTTCATAGGTAAATGTATAAGTGTCGGTACATCCTGCCGCAGAGGTAACTGTTAGGGTTACTGTATATGTTCCAGGCTCAGTGTAAATGTGCACTGGATTTTCAAGATAGCTGGTATCACCATCTCCCAATATCCATTCCCATGCTACAATAGCGCCGCTTGCTATGGTAGAGCTGTCGGTATAAATCAATGTATCATTCTGGAAAATTGTTCCTGATGGTGGAATCGGATATCCCATTGCATCCGGATATGGATTGAGTGCTACCAATGCAGATGGAGAAGTTCCAACACAACCATTGGTATCGGTAACCGTTACTGTGAATGATCCTGAGCTCACCCATTGGGTGGAATCGGCAATGCCATTTGACCAGTTATAGGTTACATACGAAGAATCGACCGATAACAACGTTGAATCGCCACAACCGGAAGCTGCACCTAATATTTCCGGTGTTGGAAGAGGATTCACTTCGAAATCGATAAAATTCGTTGCATAGCATCCATTCTGACCAACCGTAACGTAGTATTGACCTGCCGTATTTACCGTGATTCCTGATGAGGCATCGGTGGTGTTCCATAAGTAAGAATCATAGGGTCCACCCGAAACCGTTAAGTTGGAAGAACCTCCCACACAAACGGATTGAGCACCTAAAATAACTGGATTAAAATTCGCTAAGCCTGTGGTATCGATGAAAACCGTAATCGGGAACATGGTTGACATGGCCGGAGTACCGTTATCAGTTGCCGTAACTTCTAAAATATTGAAGCCTGCATCTGCTAGCGAAGAAACCACCATCAAATTACAT contains:
- a CDS encoding gliding motility-associated C-terminal domain-containing protein is translated as MKLFKLFFIASAVLSIQAASAQTINITDPDYDQSNPITCANFDDGSVQNFFDSGGNGANYGNNENQVIVICPDINALVGSKVTVAFAINVGFQWDVLAGDFVTVYDGPSIASPLLGTHNSVTDPNGFTYTASFANSSGCLTIQFTSDASGTGTGWQANVSCGNPPQPYDPHILGFINGQQPNAMSPADTGYVDVCYGDSVLLVAAPDFPYSSESNQTNYGVPFGYSQNISNCTFQWDFSDGTSQTGAQVYFTPPNRAGYLVTLRITDPIGYIQVMKCKIRVSTIPSFAGTMPEDDTICLGESTLLIGGVTQTDTVGVDPTQGSFEIGGTFAGLTYLPDGSGQNYTTSINIHDFLPGQTVTSASDIQRMCVTMEHSYLGDLEMALTCPSGVMINVFNSYTGNGLFPGGFGGGGTFLGEADDSGNGTPGIGYEYCFEDNAAWGTLGQEFAGGNTVTLTAPPSPSAGQTMTPGTYKPEVSFASFIGCPINGNWTITIRDNLGIDDGFIFEWGIFFNPAINPNTEFYTPLIVSENWQSSPDIISGQNDTAVVVQPTTAGVHSYTYTVTDNFGCTYDTTIQLTVLGLGNFPPNGQTCNLFYNVSGVTAPGQVAWSILSQPNGSNLTFSNPSALNPTVTVDQTGTYSVLITDLTCTGSDTLVIDYLPDPAPDIVSDTICMDEFIVLDATQPGSTYLWSTGETTAQINTIHPTEGAQVYTVAVTNLCATVTDTSYMYFEDCAVIIPNVFSPNGDGSNDVFEVVGIEKNPNSVLQVFDRWGLLVYQNDNYQNNWDGKHYKNGKLVPDGTYFYVLDITRKEKVYTGTVTVLGGK